Proteins co-encoded in one Prunus persica cultivar Lovell chromosome G6, Prunus_persica_NCBIv2, whole genome shotgun sequence genomic window:
- the LOC18774627 gene encoding cyclic nucleotide-gated ion channel 1 has product MKPDESFVNPNESFVNPDESFVNPDSFIQSTGKRPPAKGEGNSASKKWPTAKEIFDPQGPFLPLWNKIFVIACVIAVSLDPLFFYIPNINEKYKCLGKDKKLRTAALLLRSLMDLTFVTHMVHQIRVTAKIVASEQVSRRGKSDWLCRRRELVKAMPWFSILIDFLAALPIPQLAIGVVFFRRKSSQYFRKRRIMTFLLLFQYLPRVYRIYLTYEELTRIKRWVRGAFNFFLYILASHVLGGFWYFFSIQRETSCWHHACKRSTETFCVTNYHFHCDDYSLGDDITTSSKVKFLNKFCPLDPPNSSIFDFGIFVDALKSGSTPFMQKFFHSYWWGLRNLSNFGTNLETSSYVWENCFAILISVIGLLLFLYLIGNVQTYIQLATTKSENICQKMAMKDLEIQLWMSRNGLPEDMKTVIMKNVKQRLEQDKDADVENMFSILSQNNRKSIKRYLCMDTLKKVPMLQSTDERVLKVICNYLKPVIYSENSYVIRAGEPLDLMLFITQGIIWTFAGTHVDGSGKLNSSSSSSTSSITRCLEKGDFYGEELLSRISTYISFSDLPICTENVKCHTKVEAFALLAKDLKTVVTEFWWYFPTLNNSELEEKLALSSVRAVRRRNREKKATRSPKLAADHREQRLAYQRLHASC; this is encoded by the exons CACTGGGAAGAGGCCTCCCGCAAAAGGTGAAGGAAATTCAGCAAGTAAAAAATGGCCAACAGCAAAGGAAATTTTTGACCCACAGGGGCCTTTCCTTCCATTATGGAACAAGATATTTGTAATTGCATGTGTGATTGCAGTCTCATTGGATCCTTTGTTCTTTTACATCCCAAACATCAATGAGAAATACAAGTGCCTTGGTAAGGACAAGAAGTTGAGGACTGCAGCTCTTCTTCTCCGATCGCTCATGGACCTCACTTTCGTAACCCATATGGTACATCAGATTCGTGTCACGGCAAAAATCGTGGCCTCGGAGCAGGTATCAAGAAGAGGAAAGTCAGATTGGTTATGCAGAAGAAGAGAGTTGGTTAAGGCAATGCCCTGGTTTTCCATCCTAATTGACTTTCTTGCTGCTCTTCCAATCCCACAA TTAGCAATAGGAGTTGTCTTTTTCAGAAGGAAAAGCTCTCAGTATTTTCGCAAAAGGAGGATTATGACCTTCCTTCTTCTCTTCCAATATCTGCCAAGGGTTTATCGAATATACCTAACGTATGAGGAACTTACAAGGATCAAAAGATGGGTTAGAGgtgcatttaatttttttctatacatCCTCGCTAGTCAT gtacttGGAGGTTTTTGGTACTTCTTTTCGATCCAACGAGAGACGTCATGTTGGCATCATGCTTGTAAAAGAAGTACTGAAACTTTTTGTGTCACTAATTATCACTTTCATTGCGATGATTATAGTCTGGGAGACGACATTACCACTTCAAGTAAAGTCAAATTCCTAAATAAATTTTGCCCATTAGATCCACCGAACTCCtcaatatttgattttggaatATTTGTTGATGCCCTTAAGTCGGGGTCAACACCTTTTATGCAAAAGTTCTTTCACTCTTATTGGTGGGGCCTGCGAAATCTCAG TAACTTTGGGACGAATTTAGAAACAAGTAGTTACGTGTGGGAAAACTGCTTTGCAATTCTAATTTCTGTTATTGGCTTGCTACTCTTTTTGTATCTCATCGGAAATGTACAG ACGTATATACAGTTGGCAACTACAAAATCAGAGAACATATGCCAGAAGATGGCGATGAAAGACCTAGAGATTCAATTGTGGATGTCTAGAAATGGTCTTCCAGAGGATATGAAGACGGTGATTATGAAAAATGTCAAACAAAGACTGGAACAAGACAAAGATGCTGATGTAGAGAATATGTTCTCTATTCTCTCACAGAATAACAGGAAATCTATAAAGCGTTATCTCTGCATGGATACGTTGAAGAAA GTACCAATGCTTCAAAGTACTGATGAAAgggtgttgaaagtgatatGCAACTATCTGAAGCCAGTGATCTACTCGGAGAATAGCTACGTGATTCGAGCAGGAGAACCACTTGACTTGATGCTCTTCATCACACAAGGAATTATATGGACCTTTGCAGGTACTCACGTTGATGGTTCTGGAAAATTAAATAGTTCCTCTtcatcatcaacatcatcaatCACAAGGTGTCTTGAGAAAGGCGATTTTTATGGGGAAGAACTTCTTAGCCGAATTTCGACATACATCTCCTTTTCGGACCTTCCTATCTGCACCGAAAATGTGAAATGTCATACAAAAGTAGAAGCATTTGCTCTACTGGCCAAGGACTTGAAGACAGTAGTGACTGAATTTTGGTGGTATTTTCCCACTTTGAACAATTCAGAGTTAGAGGAGAAGTTGGCACTTTCTTCTGTTCGAGCAGTCCGTCGACGCAATCGAGAAAAGAAGGCTACAAGGTCTCCCAAGTTGGCTGCTGATCATC